The stretch of DNA GGGGACTGTAGGTTGGCTTTGGACATCCTCCTGAAAGCCGCCGATATAGCTGAGAGGGAGGGCGCGGACAAGATCACGGAGGTTCATGTAGACAAGGCGAGAAACGAGATCGAGAAGAACCTAGCAGTAGATATCATAAAAACGATGCCTCTTCACGTAAAGCTCGTGCTTGCAGCGATTTACCTCCTCTCAAAAGACGGCGGGACAAAGCTCATAACGACTGGTCTCGTGTATGATAAGTACAAGGAGCTTGTATCAAAAATCGGCATGGAACCTGTTACGTCGCGAAGGATAAGCGACGTCATCAACGAGCTTGACGTCGTGGGAATCATCAACGCCAGGGTAATCAGTCTGGGTCGCTATGGCAGGACAAAGGTAGTATCAATCGGCGTCCCGATGAAGAACGTGGAGGAGGGGCTGGCGTCGGATCCCATACTGAAAACCCTCCTGTCGATCTAGGTCAGGTCACCGCACGCGCAGAAGATTTCGTGAAGCATGTCGTAAAGCTCTTCCAGTCCAACGCCAGTGGTTGCTGAGAGGAGAGGTATTCTCGTGGCGAGCTTGTAGTCATCAAGCAGTTCCAGTATTCTCTCGGATATTTCGCCGATTATTCCTTCACCCGTTTCTCTGACTTTCAATCGTAGGTACTCGTTGTCCTTAAATAACCTAAAGTCCCCTTCAACGAGGTCAGCCTTGTTGATAACCGGGATAACGTCCACGCCCAACCTCAGGCTCGCGATGAGTGAGAGAAGCTTGAGAGAGGTGACGTCTTGAGCTTTCCTCGTGAGTGTGGGATCCAATATGACAACTCCTATGATGTAACCCACCTGCTTGAATTCTCTGATAAACCTCGGTCCAAACTCCCTGAAAAGGAAGAGCTCCATTTGCCCTGGCGTGTCGACAAGTATGTACGGAGCTGGGAGCTTTGAGGTTCTTTCAGCAATTTCGCGGAGATAGCTACAGGCTATCTCAATGCTCTTTATCAGTGCACCGTTGGGTCCGAGACCATACTCCCTCATTACCTTCTCCGTGGTCACGTACTGTCGTATGTCTATGTCAGGCTTATAGGGAAGGGACTCTGCTCCTGGATCTAGG from Infirmifilum sp. NZ encodes:
- a CDS encoding ATP/GTP-binding protein, which produces MKNIVLFIGPAGSGKTTLTASLGRWLWSKMLTPTAYINLDPGAESLPYKPDIDIRQYVTTEKVMREYGLGPNGALIKSIEIACSYLREIAERTSKLPAPYILVDTPGQMELFLFREFGPRFIREFKQVGYIIGVVILDPTLTRKAQDVTSLKLLSLIASLRLGVDVIPVINKADLVEGDFRLFKDNEYLRLKVRETGEGIIGEISERILELLDDYKLATRIPLLSATTGVGLEELYDMLHEIFCACGDLT